The DNA segment ttatttatatatttatatatatttaatatttatacacgatatacgatatatatatatgtatatatatacacgatacatatataaatatatatatttaatatttatacacgatatacgatatatatatttatatatatgtatatatatatacacgatacatatatataaatataaatatataaataaatatatatataaattggttttttttaatattttatataaatatatttatataaaaatataaatatatagataaatatatatcgtatatataaaaatatatatatacaatatataaaaatatatatatatatacacgtatatatttatacaagatataaaatatataaataaatatatgtatatatatatatatacacgaaacatatatataaatataaatatatatatatatatatatattaatgccACATCACAGATAATATGAGTGctcaaaaaaatatgaaatctatatatttatatatatatatatatatatatatatatagatatataaataaatatatatataaatatggtgtatacatatataaatataaatatatatatatatatattaatatatacacaatatatatataaataatatacgAGAGATTACACGTATATAAAACATAATTTTGAACGTTTAAATGAAACAATATACTTACTTTAAGTTGAATTTTGCagatgaagaaaaagaaaatttaagtTGATGAACGAGAGATGCGGAGAAGATATTAGACGAATACTGAGCCCGACGAAcaacaaaaaattaaagattATAGATTCGAGAGAATGATACAGAAATTGAGCAATTGAGCATATTGTGCGAAGTGTATTTAAAAGACATTCGTATAATTAAACGGATAATTGAGCAGATATATGAGCACATCTCGACCGTTGAATTGGATACACATTAAAATCGATACCGTTGAAGTAGATATTGATCGGATATCGATTGGTATATGGTTGCCAACAAGGCAGCGTCCACCATAGTTGGTGGCGGACGCTGCCCGCCACGACTCGTGGCTGACGCTCGATTAAAATAATCGAGCGTTCGCCATTCAAAGTGGCGTTTTACGTTATTATTGCgactttttaaattttacattattttttaaattacatttaatttttacaataaaaataataaaaaccctACATAAACCATTTTTTTTACTATGGTCTGTATGTGATAATCACTATATGCACAAGTTCATATTAAACTTCATAAAAATCGCATAtgaataacaattataattataaacaaTAAATATGATCGTCACCATCATTACTAAAAagggaagaaaagaaaatatgcTCTAAAACTAAACAATAAAGTATTTTGACATATAAGATCAACAATTATTCACAACCGGTCTCATTCCATTATTTTCTCTAACCCAATCAAAGAAGATTGACCATGCCAAAAAAAGCAAATATCATAAACTAGACCAACTATTCGAAGGAATGACACATTATATCAAACAAAGAAGCACCAATAATATTACATTCAATATAAACATCATATGAAAATTTCAATacatttaatattatatatatatatatatatatatatatatatatatatatatatatttcacaacCTAttgaatatgaaaaaaattcaccaTCAATATACATTTGAGATGTGCCAACGACTTATAATGagaattcaataacaaactcacATATAATCTGTGAAGACCCAAGATATGTCACCACACATCAAAATAATCAATCTTTATGGCTCCAGCTTAACAAATTGTAAAAAATACTTACATGTTTTTGTGCAGCCCAATCATTCTTCAATTGTCCTCCTTTGTGAAGAAATTGCTCAAAGGTGTCGATGACGCTCGGAAGCTCTACAGTCGCAGAATTGgccttaaaaaaattatcatataaaatataaaaataaataatattttataataaaacttGCGCTAGCATGATAATATTGAACCAAAGTCTTCGATCCATGGGCACTCTCAAGTGTCCTACAAAACTGATTACTTTTATTCTTTTCGGATTTTtcctacaaaaaataaaaaatatttttatttaaaatgataataaattaTATGTCCACTAATATAATTACTACCAACCATTTGTTCTTTGTTTTCAAAATAATCACAAAGAAAATTCCAATCAGAGGTTTACTCCATTATACGGCTTCCTCTTTGGTGCATATTTATTTTGCAACCCATTGAGTTGTTTCCAATGCCTCCTCATCTTACATCTTCGTTCTCGAATTGCTCTCATGACGAGCCGCTCCACCTCCCCCTTCACCACGCGCGTACACTTGTTTTTGGATATTTAAATTTGTTCTtaaaagaaaacaaactcattatatatatatatttaaaaattatattatgtaatataaataacGTAATATAATATTCCAAACTTACATCAATACGATCAAATATGAGTTATCTTTCAACCATAGCGACATCCTCTCAAGTCGTAATACGAGGAGATATAATATCTCAAACTATTTGAGGTATCAGGTTATTAAACCATTTTCTAATTTCTCCAACACTGTCTCCTGTATGTTTTTCAAATTCGACCTCCAATTTATCATGTTTTTGCTTCCTCAATGCCTTCTCTAGAACTTTAATGCAAGATTGCAGTCTCCATATTGTTTGTCTGCCTCCTCCATCCTTGCCTGATCCATCCTCTCTAGTACCGGAATCACTAGCACTTGAACTAGAcatcctgaaaaaaaaaaaaaaaaaaaaaggaaacataattatgcaaataaaataatgaattcaGAAATCATGTAATAAATGCACAATAacataaagaataaataaaacaacattaatttgaaaaaaatatttcttactTCTTCTAATGTTGAGTCATTATTTTCAATTTCAGTATTATCATCTTCGTCAATTTCAACAGTACCATCATCTTATTCATCATATTCTTCTATTgtataattctcaaaatcatcatcatcaactaCAAAATCACCTATATTGTGCAACAAATTATCGATATTCATAACCTCGGTTGGTTCAACATCTTCACGATAAAAGCTGGCATTATCTAACTCTGGTAATTCAACCACCAATTTCAATGATTGAAAATTAATTTCTTGCACTACGTGAGCATCACTACTAGTTGTGTCAACATCATTTTCAACTTCAACATTTGGGTAATCCCACCGATTAGTATACACATGCACCAATTTCCACATTGATCCATTCTTGATATCATTCAAGTATACATTTATTTTGTCTGTGATGCAAGTATAAATGGATCATTCTTGTATCATTGTGCCCCAGTATAGATGCTTGtgaatatattatctacttgaATTCTTCTCTTCCTAGGATCGGTTTCAAACCATTTGCACTTGAATACCGACACAGTGCAGTCTTTTAAATAACACAACTCTATAACTTCTTGAATGACGCCATATAAATTTTGACCTCCTACACCGGGTACAAGAATTCCGTTATTTTTGTGGTTCGTCTCACATCTCGTTGTTCCACAAGAAACTTAATGTCATTGATAATAGCACCGGAGTATGAGTACACACTAAAATTGGATCTATTAGCTAATGCATACAATTCATCTGTAGTCTCATATGACCCAACTGCTCGCATTTCATTAACCTGAAAAATGTTTAgaaatttcattttatttgaaaCGACTCAATTAAAATGCAATCTAATATTATTTAGTATTGGACAATTTATTGTATTTACTTGAACATGTTTTTTACTTACCTTATCCTTAAACCACATGGGAAATTCAATTTCTTGTTCATGTTCCACATTCCGCACTCTCCGAGCTAATATAATATTTCGATGCTCCCTACATGATATTTAAAACACATAATCATCGTCATCGTCTACacgatatttaaaataatattattaattattaatatacaTTTAGATCAAGGCGAAAACTAAAAGATTTATAGATTTACTTACTTGAGATATTTTTCAACTTCTTGACAATTATTTAGCATATACCACCCTGCCTTCCTTCGTAAAGAAGGTTCAATAACTTTAACCTCTTTCTTGCCCTAGGGTCGACCAACATGCTTGAATATAGAAAGAACTCGAGAAGGGCAAGTGTTCACAGTATCATCATTCCTTTCTGGTCGATTATATCGAGTTTTGATATCTCGAAAAACAACGAGCAAAAGGTTAAAGCCACTTTAACAATGTAAGCTTCAGCAAAATACCCCTCTGGACGCGCTCTATTGGTAACATATTGTTTGTAGATACCCATGGCTAGCTCAATGCTATACATCCATCTAAAATGCACAGGACCACCCATTATTGCCTCTTGTGGTGAATGGAGAATCAAGTGAACCATAATATCAAAGAACGCTGGAGGGAATATTCTTTCCAACTTGCACAAAATAAGCACAACATTTGTCTCCAACAATTTAAGATCACTGAAGTTTAAAGTCTTAGCACATATTTGTTGGAAAAAGTTACACAATTCAATGATAGTTTCACGCACTTCTTTCTTCAATAATGGCCTGATTTCTGCCGGCAATAAACGCTAAAGCAAAACATGATAGTCATGAGACTGGAGTCCCAAAATTTTACAAGTGGCTTCATTGACATTTTTTGATAAGTTGACAACAAAACCATTCGGAAACTTCACCGATTTGATAAATTGACAAAATAAGAGTTTCTCTTTAGTACTTAATGTATATTTTGCTGGTGGTTTCTTCCATTTATTTTCATCTTTGTATAGATGCAACTCTTTTCTGATCCCCATGCCCTGAAGATCTAATCTTGCCTTTTCTGTGTCTTTTGGTTTCCCTTCAATGTTCAACAAGGTGCCGAGAACACTATCACATACATTCTTCTCGACATGCATTACATCTAAGTTATGTCGGAGTGGCAAGTGTTTCCAGTATTCAAGCTAGAAAAATATGCTTTTTTCGACAAGTTAAGCTCGATAGCTGAACGTTTGCGCTTTATACATCCATATTGCTTATGTTTTCCAGGAAGACCAACATGAACATGTTCTAACTGTGCTAATATATCTTCGGCATTTAATTCTCTAAGAGGAGATCTTGGTTCCACCTTACCATCAAATTGTTTGTTTCGCCTCATTGGATCATTTAAAGAAAGAAAACGTCTATGGCCAATGTAAGCTATCTTGCTCCTTATGCATTTTTAAGGAGTTTATTTGTTACAAGTTGGACATTTTTTATACCCTTTTGTACTCCATCCAGACATTAAAGCATACACAGGAAATCATTGATGGTCCATAAAATCGCTGCACGCATTAAGAAAGTATCATTAGTCACTGCAATCTCGAGTATTTACGCCTTCCCATAATTTTTTCAACTCTTCAATTAGTGGATGAAGGAAAACATCCATGTCTTTCTCTACTTTTGCCACCATATATAGTCAACAGGTATAAATAGATCAAGAAGTTGTAAAATATCATTGTGATCACAAAACAAGTAAGCTTATGATGTGTCCCTTCAATGAAtgattctaaaaatatttaagcgtATAGAGGGTATTCACATAGAAAAATAATGATCTCACAATGATATTACTTCTCCTCTTTTCCACAAACACAAGTGATTACTTATGCAAGTAGAGAAAATACATTGGAACTCAAATCATTTTTTGAATAAACGGATTTGATATTTGGAATTATAAAGCGCAAGTATATGGAAGATAAAATTGTAAGTAAAAAATCATTACTTTCCCTATCTTTATAATatgatcataaaataattttaaaaagcaaacaaaaagtgttgtagcatatgaaatttcataaattttaaattttcaaaaatatgaaatGCACAAATAATCAAGTTGAGAATTAGCAAGCTTCATAAAAAATTGACAAAATTAACTCGAACCGCTAAGCAACACAAAGTCAAGATTGACATACCAACTGAAATATTCATAAATCATTTAAGCGTctctttttaatatttaagcACAACTATTGATGTAAGAGAATTGACTAGACATGCTTGATATCAACAACACGCTAACACAAATAGAACATCATATTGGCAGTTAACTCAAGTTTTCTTCTCAAAGCTACTTTTAAAAATGAGTGTACCGAGTTTTCTTGACAATGTATGGATGTGATTCAAGATAATAAGTCCCTTAAATTGATTAGTGAAACATCCTTGAACTTCTGGACAAAAACACCAACTCATGTCATATGCTCTGTTTTTGCGTCAGCACACTAGTTCAATATTTACAGAATAAACTAATTTTCCTCGTGCATCACAAGTCTGCAAATTTTATACATCTGCGATCCTCTATGAGTCTAGTTTACAATGATAAAAGAGGTTTGTCGTTTGGACACCTGAGCAGGGAGTTATTCTATTTTTCCCAAAGTTGCTACAAGCTGCCAGAAAACTCAactatggatgttcggagatttcaaacactcctacgtcaccccttcttccacctcgtaaggatcaattagaagactttgatttatacaagagatttgtacaaacccaatccGGTTTGGGGCTTACCCattgcctaaacaagaactcctagccacCACTCGATTGTAGGCtgcaacctcacaatccgcataatgtTTTACATCTTTATGTCAAGACaacaaacacaatctttaaagtctttgtgtaaagactctcactcaactaatttatgcaatacatctcTCTTTTATATGTGAGTGAGTTAGGTGTGAAGAACTTGAATTTTCACGCTCAAGAATTCTAATTTGTTCTTCACACACACCTTGGGCTTTGCTCTCAACTAGCTGATTTCTTCAAGTAAGCTGCCCATGCTTTGAATCTCCTTGTCAAGCTTGTTTTTGAActtcaagatgttgtatttataggctccaagaATGATATAGCCGTTATACACAGAAATAGAGTCGTTATAATGTTTTTTGTACTGTTTCTATACTGTTTCTGGAGTGCCAAACTGATAGAATAACTCAGAGCTCAACTAATCGAATAGCCCCGCATGATCCGTTGATATCCTGGAAAAGTGACGAATACAAAATTGTATCTCTTGATCTTAGCTTTCCAACGCCACCAGAATCAATC comes from the Henckelia pumila isolate YLH828 chromosome 1, ASM3356847v2, whole genome shotgun sequence genome and includes:
- the LOC140882518 gene encoding uncharacterized protein, which encodes MLNNCQEVEKYLKEHRNIILARRVRNVEHEQEIEFPMWFKDKVNEMRAVGSYETTDELMSSSSASDSGTREDGSGKDGGGRQTIWRLQSCIKVLEKALRKQKHDKLEVEFEKHTGDSVGEIRKWFNNLIPQIV